A single genomic interval of Lathyrus oleraceus cultivar Zhongwan6 chromosome 7, CAAS_Psat_ZW6_1.0, whole genome shotgun sequence harbors:
- the LOC127107252 gene encoding mitochondrial import receptor subunit TOM40-1, producing the protein MASMVPPIPTADDKKADVKVDYSNLPCPIPFEELHREAMMSLKPELFEGMRFDFTKMLNQKFSLNHSVSMGPTEVPSQSAEIIKIPTANYEFGATVIDHPKMLLMGRALTDGRVTARVKYDLTENLTVKANAQLSSEPHASQGIVNFDYKGKDYRTQIQLGNGSLLGASYIQSVTNHLSLGGEVFWTGQHRKSGVGYAARYNTDKMVATGQIASTGMALLSYVQKVSDKVSLATDLMCNFNSMSRDVTASFGYDYILRQCRLRGKVDSNGVCAAFLEERLNMGLNFILSAELDHKKKDYKFGFGLTVGE; encoded by the exons ATGGCGTCGATGGTTCCTCCGATTCCCACCGCCGACGACAAGAAGGCCGATGTCAAAGTCGATTACTCCAACCTCCCTTGTCCCATTCCCTTCGAAGAACTTCATCGCGAAGCTATGA TGTCGTTGAAACCTGAGCTTTTCGAGGGTATGCGTTTTGATTTCACCAAAATGCTAAATCAGAAATTCTCTCTCAATCACAG TGTGTCGATGGGACCTACTGAGGTTCCTTCTCAGTCTGCCGAGATTATTAAAATTCCAACTGCTAACTATGAATTTGGTGCAACTGTCATTGATCATCCTAAG ATGTTGCTTATGGGGAGAGCTTTGACTGATGGCAGGGTAACTGCTAGAGTCAAGTATGACTTGACTGAGAATCTCACTGTAAAAGCCAATGCTCAG CTATCAAGTGAGCCACATGCGTCGCAAGGGATTGTCAACTTTGATTACAAG gGAAAGGATTATAGGACCCAGATTCAACTAGGAAATGGATCTTTGCTAGGAGCAAGTTATATTCAG AGTGTCACCAATCATTTATCATTGGGTGGGGAGGTATTTTGGACTGGTCAGCATCGGAAGTCTGGTGTTGGTTATGCTGCTCGCTACAACACTGATAAAATG GTTGCCACTGGACAAATTGCCAGCACTGGAATGGCCCTTCTAAGCTATGTTCAGAAGGTATCTGATAAG GTTTCTCTGGCTACTGATTTGATGTGCAACTTCAACTCCATGTCAAGAGACGTCACTGCTAGCTTTGGTTATGACTACATCCTTAGACAG TGCCGCCTTAGGGGAAAGGTTGATTCCAATGGCGTATGTGCTGCATTTTTGGAGGAGCGGTTAAACATGGGTCTGAACTTCATTCTTTCTGCCGAG CTTGATCACAAGAAAAAAGACTACAAATTTGGATTTGGTTTGACTGTTGGAGAATAA